From Micromonospora auratinigra:
TCGTGCAGGTCGGCGTAGGTGAGGGTGCGGGTGTCGCCCGGCTCGCCCTCCCAGTGGATCGCCACCTTGTCGCCCCGGCCGGCCTCCACGTGCCGGTCCAGGCAGTTGTACGCCACGTTGAGCCGCCCGCCCACGAACCACTTGGCGAACGGCGCGTTCGACCAGTCGAGCACCTGGTCCCACTGCTGCGCCCAGGCCAGCCGGTCGGCCTGGCGCGCCCAGAAGGCCAGCCGGTCCCCGGCCGCCTCGTCGTACGCGGCACCGGTCACGTTGGCGTTCGCGGCGAGTTCGGCCGGCGGCGGGAACTGGCGCGTCTCGTTCAGCAAGTTGGCCAATGCCTCGCTCATGCGGTGACTCCTTCGTCGCGTGACCTGCGTCTCCTACCCGGGGAAGGTTAGTCCGGCCGTACCCCCGCCGCGACCGCCCGGGGAGGCCCGGCGCGCCCAGCGGCCCCCGCCGCGCGCTCAGTTGTCAGGAAGGGTCCCCGTCAACGCCTCCGGTGGAGAAGGGTCCCCTTCTCGCCGCCCGGTCCGGCGGCTGGATAGCGTGACGGGGTGACCACCGATCCGCTCGCCCCGCTGCTGGCGCTCGCCGACATCGCCCCCGCCGTGGACCGGGCCCGGGAGCGGGTCGACCAGGCCCACCGGCACCGTGCGCTGCGCCGCCACGGCGGACCGGTCGCCGCCGAGGTCAGCCTCCGCTCGGCCGTTGCCAGCGCTGCCCTGGAGGGCCGCCCGCACGACCGCGAGGAGGTACGCGCCGGCACCGTCACCGACCCGCTGCTGCAAGGGGCGCTGCGGGTGGCCGGGGCGCTGCCGGGGCTGAGCGAGCTGTGGCCGAAGGCGCCCCGGCAGGTCCTGGCCCGGCTGCACGTGCTCGCCGCCCGCGACGTCGTCGACGAGGCGGAACTGGGCCGGCCGGTCACCGACCCGGTGGTGGCGGCGCGCCTCGACGGGTTGGCCGGGTTGGTCGCCGGGGGGACCCGGGTGCCCCCGCTGGTGTTGGCCGCAGTGGTGCACGGCGAGCTGCTGAACCTGCGCCCGTTCGCCGGGCCGTCCGGGGTGGTGGCCCGGGCCGCCGCCCGGCTCGTACTGATCTCCACCGGCTTCGACCCGCGTGGGCTGGTCGCGGTGGACGTGGGCCACCGGGAGCGGGAGCCGGAGTACGTGGGCGCGGCCGGCGCCTTCGCCACCGGCACCCCCGACGGGCTGCGCTCCTGGCTGCGCCACTACATGAGCGCGGTGGAGGTCGGCGCCGACCAGATCGGCCTGATCGGTGACGAGGTGCTGGCCGCCGACTGACCGGCTCAGTCCCGCCGGGCCGCCCGGTTGACCTTGGCCTGGAGGGCCCGCCGGGCCAGTGGCCCGAGATCGTCGACGACCTCGATCAGCACCGCGAGCTGGTCGAGCGCCGCGAGTGCCCGGTCGGCGGCCGCCGGGTCGACGCCGTCATAGAGCTCGAACCCGATGAACGCGGCCGACATGGCCCGGGCCAGCCCGGGTACGTCCGCGATCTCGGCGAACGGGGAACCGGCGAGCAGCCGGCGCAGCACCGGTTCCAGCTCGTCCACCCAGAGCTGGAGCGCGGCGGCGGTCGGGGCGGCGAGCCGCTCCTCGGTCTGCGCGCCGGCCAGCATCTGGGCCAGGAACGAGACGTTGCCCAGCTCGCGCTCCTGCGCGTGCAGGGCGCGGCCGACGGTGAGCAGTTCTCGCAGCGAGCCGACGCCGGAGAGGCGGGCCGCCCAGTGCGCCACCCGCTCGGCGGTGCTGGCCCGGCAGGCCGCCGTCAGCAGGTCGTCGACGCTGCCGTAGTGGTAGAAGACCAGGGCCTGGTTCACCCCGGCGGCGGCGGCGATCGTACGGGCCGAGACGCCGGCGATGCCGTGCTCGCGGATCGCCGTCATCGCCCCGTCGAGGAGGCGCTGCTTGGTGTCGGACATGGTCCTCCTCGGGGCGGCACCGGATGCGGCGGTGCGATCATCGCATCGGGGACCGGTCGGGCCGGTCGGCCGGGCCGGGCAGCCGCAGCGTCCGGCCGAGCAGGTCCCCGGCCAGGTGGAGATGTTCGGGTGCGCGGGCGACGGCGGCCATCCCCCGTTCCTCGTGGCCGTCGCCGCCCACCGACCCTCGTTTGAGCGGTCGCTCAAGCCGGAGGATAGGTGAGTTCGAGCAACCGCTCAACACGCGGAGTCGGGAGTCGCCGCTGCCCGGCGGGACGAAGCCGGCGGTGCGGTGCGCAGGGAGTCCGGTCGAGCCGGCCCGGTGCCCCGGGTCAGGCGGCCGGCGTGGGGGTGGCGCGGGTCCGGCGGTGCCGGCCGTACCAGGCGATGCCGATGGCCACGCCGACGCCCACCCCGAGAGCGGCGGCGGCGACCGGCACGGCGGGTCGCTCGCGCAGCCGGCGGCCCAGCGGGATCGGGTGCCGGAACTCCAGCACCGGCCACGAGTTCTCCACCGCCAGCTTGCGCAGCGCCCGGTCGGGGTTGACCGCCGTCGGGTGGCCGACGCACTCCAGCAGGGGCCGGTCGCTGTACGAGTCCGAGTAGGCGTACGAGTCGGCGAGGTCGTAGTCCCGGACGGCGGCCAGCTCGCCGACGGCGTCGACCTTGCTCGGGCCGGCCGCGTAGAACTCCACCGCACCGCTGTAGCGTCCGTCCTCGACCGCCATCCGGGTGGCGATCACGTCGGTCACCCCGAGCAGTTCGCCGATCGGGCGGACCATCTCCTCGCCGGAGGCGGAGACCAGCACGACGTCCCGACCGGCGGCCTGGTGCTCCTCGATGAGGGCGGCGGCCTCGGCGTACACGTAGGGGTTGATCAGCTCGTGCAGCGTCTCGGCGACGATCTGGCGGACCTGTTCCACCTGCCAGCCCTTGCAGAGCGCGGCCAGGTAGTCCCGGGTCCGGGCCATGGTCTGCTCGTCGGTGCCGCCCAGCCGGAACATCAGCTGCGCGTACGCCGACTTGACCACGTCTCGCCGGGTGATCAGCCCGTCCCGGTAGAACGGCCGACCGAACGCGAGAGCGCTCGACTTGGCGATGACGGTCTTGTCGAGATCGAAGAAAGCGGCACTTCGGCCCACGGCGCGAAAGTCTAGCCGCAAGGATCCAGTTCGGCGGGTGCCTGGGTGGACCGGGAGTCGAGGAGTCTTCAACTTTCCTCTGCGTAGAGTGACCGCTATCACACTCTGCGAACATATTTTAGCGGTGTGTGGAGCTGGCACCACTCGACGTATACCGGTCCCCTGCGGCATGCTTGTGCGCGACGAGATTTCACCTCTCGTCGACCGAGATGCCCTCGGCGGTTGCACCCCCCGTGACCGCTGAGTCGGTTCGGCTCGACCCCCCCGGAGCCGAACCTCCGACGACCCCCGTCTCCCCCCGACGGGGGTCGTCCCTTTGCGGGGAGCGCTCCACCGTCGCTACGTGTTCACCGGATCACCGCGCGCAACGTCTGGTCGGCCGGCAGGAAGCAGGCCAGACCCATCCCCCGGGTGTCCGTCACCACCCACGGGTGGCCGACGTACGTCTGCTGGCGGTAGCCCTGGCCGGGCTGGAGCGACGCGTACGGCTGGCGCTGTCCGCCGTAGTCCAGCCAGTAGACGACGACCGGCTCCGACCGGGCGTTCACGAAGTCGACGAAGGTCTCCGGCCCGCCGCCGGCCGAGCGCAGGCTCGGCTCCTGGGACGCGGGCAGCGGCACGAGTTCCCCCGGCCGGGGCGCGGGCGGCGGCGGGCTGGCCGAGGGCTTCGGGCCGGTGGGCCGGGCGCTCGGCGTCGCCCGGCGGGTCGGGGCGTGCGAGCGGGTGGGCGCGGCCTGCCGGCTGGAGAGGAAGACGGGGGCCGGCGAGTAGGAGACCGCGGGAGGCGGCTCCGGCTCCGGTTCCGTCGTCGCCGCCGGCGAATCCGTCACCACGCGCTCCGCCGAGTACGGGGGCACCTCGGCCCGGCGTGGGGTGGAGAAGAGGCTCATCGAGCCGACCACTACCACCACGATCAGGCTCACCGCGATCGAGGCCAGCGTGACCGGTGAGAGGTCACCCAGCCAGGCCTCGTTGCGGGTCCGGGCGAGCGCGGACCCCAGGGCCGGGTGCGGCCCCTCGCGGCGCGGGACCATTCCCGGTGCGCCGAGCCGGTCCGTTCCGTGCGTACGGTGCTGGTCGGTTCCGTGCGTGCCGTGCGGTGAATCCGTCATGGCCCCGATTCCGAAGTGCACGGTGTCGCCCGTCCGGCGACACGGGGAACCGATTATGCGTACCCGACAATCCCTTCCGTCAATGGTTTCACGCCCACCGCATCGGCTCGGGTGGGAGCGCGGAAAGTCCTGGTCCACCCGCCGTCCGGACCAATGTGGGAGCGCTCCGGGGTGTACGCGTAACGCGGCACGGCCCCGTTTCGCTCCGGGCGGCCAACAGACAACATTGTTGGCCGTACACCGGCGTCCCGGTCGGCCACCGCCGCGCCCGGCCCCCATAACAGATCCACCTGTTCCCCGCGGTCTGTCCACAGTGCCCTCCGTCGTCCACAGGTCGGTCGGCGCGGACGGCCGAGCCGGCCCCTCCTCGCCAGGCTTCGCCCCAGCACCCCGAGCCGACCGCTGGAGGCCGTCATGCCGCCCCGTACCCCGCTTCCGCCGTATCGCCGGCTGCCGCTGCTCGTCACCGCCGACGGCGACCTCCTCGACGAACTACTCCGGCTCGCCGCGGCCGGCGGCACCGAGGTCGAGCTGGCTGCCGACCCGGCTGCCGCCCGGGCCCGCTGGGCGCCCGCCCCGCTGGTGCTCGTCGGCGTCGACCAGGCCCAGGCCTGCCTACGGGCCCGGTTGCCCCGACGAGCGCGGACGGTGCTGGTCGGCCGCTCCGGGCACCTCGACCCCGGCACGGAGGTCGCCGAGCTGATCGGTGCCGAGCACGTGGCGACCCTGCCGGCGGCCGAGCCGTGGCTGGTCGACCGGCTCGCCGAGTGCACGGCCGATCCGACCCGCCCCGGCGGGGCCCGGATCGTCGCGGTGCTCGGCGGGCGGGGCGGTGCCGGGGCGAGCATCCTCGCCGGTGGCCTCGCGGTCACCGCTGCCCGGGACCGGCGGCGCACCCTGCTGGTGGACGCGGATCCGCTCGGCGGCGGGCTCGACCTGGTGCTGGGCTGGGAGCAACTCGAAGGGTTGCGCTGGCCCGGGCTCACCGGCGCCGACGGGCGGGTCGACCCACCGTCGCTGGTCCGTGCCCTGCCCAGTCGGGGTGACCTGGTCGTGCTCTCCTGGGACCGGGGCGACCCGCTGCCGCTGCCCGCCGAGGCGATGGCGGCCACGATCGACGCCGCCCGTCGGGGCCGCGACGTCGTGGTGCTCGACCTGCCCCGGCACCTCGACGACGCGGCCGTCGTCGGGTTGCAGGCGGCCGACCGGGCGCTGGTGGTCGTACCGGCCGAGCTGCGGGCCACCGCCGCCGCGGCCCGGGTGGTCGCCGAGGCGGCCCCGCACTGCGCCGACCTGGCCGTGATCGTCCGCGGACCCGCCCCCGGCCGGCTCAAGGCCGGTGAGGTGGCCCGGGCTCTCGGCCTGCCACTGGCGGGCACGCTCCGCCCCGAGCCGGGACTCTGCCGAGGGCTGGAACGCGGTGAGGCACCCGCCGCCGGCGGCAAGGGTCCGCTCGCGACCCTCTGCCAGCGAATCATCGCCGAGCTGACCGGCGAGCCGAGCGCAGGTGTGGCGTGACCGGCCCCGCCGACTCCGCCGAGCTGGCGGTCCGGGTCCGGCACCGCTTCGCCGCCGACGCCACCCCGGTGACCCCCGCGGCCATCGTCTCCGCCGTACGCGCCGAGCCGATGGCCGGCGTGCTCGGCGACACCGCGCTGCTCCGGGTCGCCGACCGGGTGCACGACGACCTCGTCGGCGCCGGGCCGCTCGCGCCGCTGCTGGCCGATCCGAGCGTCACCGACGTGCTGGTCAACGGCGTCCGTGTGTGGGTCGACCGGGGGCACGGCCTGCATCAGGTGGCCGTCCCGCTCGGCACCGTCGCCGACGTCCGCCGGCTGGCGCAACGCCTCGTCGCGGCCGCCGGTCGACGGCTCGACGACGGCTCCCCGTACGCCGACGCCCGGCTGCCCGACGGCACCCGGCTGCACGCCGTGCTGCCACCCGTGGCCACCGACGGGCCGTACCTGTCGTTGCGGACCTTCCGGCAGCGTCCGTTCACCCTCGACGAGCTGGTACGCCAGGGCACCGTGCCCCGGCCGGTGGCGCCGGTGCTCGCCGCCGTCGTGGCGGCCCGGCTGGCGTACCTGGTCACCGGGGGCACCGGTTCCGGCAAGACCACCCTGCTCAACACCCTGCTCGGGCTGGTTCCGGGCACCGAGCGGATCGTGCTCGTCGAGGACGCCGCCGAGCTGCGTCCGGTCCATCCGCACGTCATCGGCCTCCAGGCCCGCACGTCGAACGTGGAAGGGGTCGGCTCGGTGGGCCTGAGCGACCTGGTCCGCCAGGCGCTGCGGATGCGGCCGGACCGCCTGGTGGTGGGCGAGTGCCGGGGTGCCGAGGTGGTCGACCTGCTCGCCGCGCTGAACACCGGCCACGACGGGGGCGCCGGCACGCTGCACGCCAACACCCCGGCGGACGTACCGGCCCGGCTGGAGGCGCTGGGGCTGCTCGGCGGACTGCCGCGAGCCGCCCTGCACGCGCAGGTCACCGCGGCGCTCCAGGTGCTGCTCCAGGTGCGCCGGAGCACGGAGGGACGGGTGCTGGAGTCGATCAGCCTGCTGCTTCCCGAAGGGCCGGACCGGCTGGCCGGCGTGGTGCCCGCCTGGGTCCGTGGGCGCGGGCCGTGGACCGCCGCCGAGGCGCTCGGCACGCTGCTGCGGGAACGAGGCGTCACCGTGCCGCCCCTGCTGCGGACGACCTGGCCGGGTTCGGCGGGGCCGGCATGACCCCGGTGGCCTGGCTGGTCGGGGCGCTCCTGGTCGGTGCCGCGACCCTGATCTCCTGGCCGGTACGCGGGCCCCGGGCCCGCCGCCGGCAGGTGCTCGGGGTGGCGGCCCGGCCCGGCCGGTTCCCGAGCCGTCCCGACGGGCCGTCGGTCCCGGTCGGGGCGGTACGGTCCGCCGGCCGTCGAGCCGCCAGGGCGGCCCGTGCCGGTGCTCCGGTCGACCGGATCGCGTCCAGGCGCCCACCGAACCGGCACGATCCGACGCGTCCGGCGCCGCTGGTCCCGGCGGAGTCCGCCGGACCCGCGTCGTCGGCTGCCTCGGCCGGTCCACGGCGGTGGGGGCCCTCGAATCCCCCGCCGCGACTTCTCCTGCCGGCGGCGGCGCTGCTGGGCCTCGGCGGGGGAGCCGTGCTCGGCGGTCCGGTGGGCGCGCTGGTCCTGGCCGCCTACGGGACGCTCGGCGCACGGGCGGTCCACCGCCGGCACACCCACCGATCGGTAGCCCACGCGCGCCGGGCCGAGCTGGACCAGCTCTGCGCGTTCGCCGCCGACCTGCGCGCCGGTCTTCCCGGCCCGGTGGCCCCGCTCGACGGTCCGGACCGGGTCGCCCGGCTGGCCCGAGCCGCCGGCCGGCTCGCCGACCGCACCGGGGCGCCCCTGGCCGAACTGCTCGAACGCATCGAGGCGGACGCCCGTGCGCACGATCGTGGTCTCGCCGCCGCGACCGCCCAGGCGGCCGGGGCGCGGGCCACCGCCTGGCTGCTCGCCGCGCTCCCCGTCGGGGGCATCGGGCTGGGTTACGTGATCGGCGCGGACCCGATCGCCGTGCTGCTGCACACGCCCGTCGGGGCCGGCAGCGCCCTCGCCGCCGTCGGGTTGCAGGTCGGTGGGTTGCTCTGGACCGAACGGCTGGGCGCGGTGCCCGGGCGGGCCGCCTGATGTCCCGGCAGGCGGTGCTGGCGAGTTGCCTGACGGGGGCCGCCGTGGTCGTGATCGTGGCCGGTGGTTCGGCCCGCCGGCCGGTCCGGCGGTTGCGCCTGCTGGTCCGGCCCGTCGGACCCGGCGAACCGGTGGTCCGGCCCGCGGGCCCGGGCGAACCGGTGCGCTCCGGCACCCGGCCCGCGCCACATCCCGCCGGCGCGGGCGCGCGGACAGGTTCCACCCGTTCCGTGCCGGCCGCCGGGCCGCACCGGCCGCGTTGGTGGCCGGACCGCATCCGGGCCGCTGCGGGCCTGGCTGCGGTGGCCGCCTTCGTGCTGGTCGGGGGCGCGTCCGGGCTGTTTGCCGCGGTACTCACCGGGCTGGCCGCCGACCGCCTGTTGCGCCGGGTCGAGCCGCGCGCGACCCGGGACCGCCGCCTGCGGGAAGCCGCGGACCTGCCACTGGCCGCCGATCTGCTGGCGGCGGCGCTCCGGGCCGGCGCACCGGTCGACCGTGCCGTGCTGGCGGTCGCCGAGGCGCTCGGCGGCCCGCTCGCGGAACGGCTCGGTCGGGCCGGCCGGACCCTCGAACTCGGCGGTACCGCCGCAGAGGCCTGGGCCCACCTGCACCCGGTCCCCGGTGCCGACCGGCTGGCCGCCGCCGCGACCCGCTCCGCCGACAGTGGGGCCGCCTTGGCCGGTGCGCTCACCCGGCTCGCCGACGACCTGCGCGCCGACCGGTCCAGCGCGGCCGAGGCGGCCGCGAGACGGGCCGGCGTCCTCATCGTGCTGCCGCTCGGGCTCTGCTTCCTGCCCGCCTTCATTCTCGCCGGCCTGGTGCCGGTGATCGTCGCCGTTCTCGGCGACGTGCTCTGATCCCTCACGACAGGAGTACGACATGCGCAAACTCCTCGCCCGCCTACGCGGCGACGCCGGGATGAACACCGCCGAGTACGCCGTGGGCACCCTCGCCGCGGTGGCCTTCGCCGGCATCCTGCTGAAGGTGCTCACCTCCGGCAACGTGCAGTCCGCCCTGACCGCCGTCATCGACCGGGCACTGAAGTGACCGGGCGCCGGTGGGCCGGCCGCCGCCCGGTGGGCACCGCCTCACGGCAGACCTCCGCCGACGCCGGACGGAGCGGGCCACGTGCTCGCGCCGCCGGCCGGGTCAGCGCCCGGGGTCGCGGTGAGCGCGGCTCCTTCACCGCCGAACTGGCGGCCGGCCTGCCGGCGCTCGTGTTGCTGCTGCTGGCCGGACTGACCGCCGTCGAAGCGGTGACCACCCGGGCCGGCTGCCTGGACGCGGCCCGGGAAGCGGCACTCGCCGCCGCCCGGGGTGAGTCGGGTTCCGTCGCGGGAGCCGGGCACGCCCCGACCGGTGCCACCGTCTCCGTGACGGTCTCCGGTGACCGGGTGGTGGCGACGGTCCGGGCACCCGTCCGCTCCCTCGGTGCGCGACTGCCCCGCATCGAGGTGACGGCGACCGCCGTGGCCGCCGTCGAACCCGGTACGCCGGGACCGCGACCGTGACCCGACGCGGCACCGCCGAACGGGGTGGCGCGA
This genomic window contains:
- a CDS encoding type II secretion system F family protein, with protein sequence MTPVAWLVGALLVGAATLISWPVRGPRARRRQVLGVAARPGRFPSRPDGPSVPVGAVRSAGRRAARAARAGAPVDRIASRRPPNRHDPTRPAPLVPAESAGPASSAASAGPRRWGPSNPPPRLLLPAAALLGLGGGAVLGGPVGALVLAAYGTLGARAVHRRHTHRSVAHARRAELDQLCAFAADLRAGLPGPVAPLDGPDRVARLARAAGRLADRTGAPLAELLERIEADARAHDRGLAAATAQAAGARATAWLLAALPVGGIGLGYVIGADPIAVLLHTPVGAGSALAAVGLQVGGLLWTERLGAVPGRAA
- a CDS encoding type II secretion system F family protein translates to MLASCLTGAAVVVIVAGGSARRPVRRLRLLVRPVGPGEPVVRPAGPGEPVRSGTRPAPHPAGAGARTGSTRSVPAAGPHRPRWWPDRIRAAAGLAAVAAFVLVGGASGLFAAVLTGLAADRLLRRVEPRATRDRRLREAADLPLAADLLAAALRAGAPVDRAVLAVAEALGGPLAERLGRAGRTLELGGTAAEAWAHLHPVPGADRLAAAATRSADSGAALAGALTRLADDLRADRSSAAEAAARRAGVLIVLPLGLCFLPAFILAGLVPVIVAVLGDVL
- a CDS encoding DUF4244 domain-containing protein — translated: MRKLLARLRGDAGMNTAEYAVGTLAAVAFAGILLKVLTSGNVQSALTAVIDRALK
- a CDS encoding TadE family type IV pilus minor pilin — protein: MGTASRQTSADAGRSGPRARAAGRVSARGRGERGSFTAELAAGLPALVLLLLAGLTAVEAVTTRAGCLDAAREAALAAARGESGSVAGAGHAPTGATVSVTVSGDRVVATVRAPVRSLGARLPRIEVTATAVAAVEPGTPGPRP
- the ssd gene encoding septum site-determining protein Ssd, which produces MPPRTPLPPYRRLPLLVTADGDLLDELLRLAAAGGTEVELAADPAAARARWAPAPLVLVGVDQAQACLRARLPRRARTVLVGRSGHLDPGTEVAELIGAEHVATLPAAEPWLVDRLAECTADPTRPGGARIVAVLGGRGGAGASILAGGLAVTAARDRRRTLLVDADPLGGGLDLVLGWEQLEGLRWPGLTGADGRVDPPSLVRALPSRGDLVVLSWDRGDPLPLPAEAMAATIDAARRGRDVVVLDLPRHLDDAAVVGLQAADRALVVVPAELRATAAAARVVAEAAPHCADLAVIVRGPAPGRLKAGEVARALGLPLAGTLRPEPGLCRGLERGEAPAAGGKGPLATLCQRIIAELTGEPSAGVA
- a CDS encoding HAD family hydrolase produces the protein MGRSAAFFDLDKTVIAKSSALAFGRPFYRDGLITRRDVVKSAYAQLMFRLGGTDEQTMARTRDYLAALCKGWQVEQVRQIVAETLHELINPYVYAEAAALIEEHQAAGRDVVLVSASGEEMVRPIGELLGVTDVIATRMAVEDGRYSGAVEFYAAGPSKVDAVGELAAVRDYDLADSYAYSDSYSDRPLLECVGHPTAVNPDRALRKLAVENSWPVLEFRHPIPLGRRLRERPAVPVAAAALGVGVGVAIGIAWYGRHRRTRATPTPAA
- a CDS encoding TadA family conjugal transfer-associated ATPase, whose amino-acid sequence is MTGPADSAELAVRVRHRFAADATPVTPAAIVSAVRAEPMAGVLGDTALLRVADRVHDDLVGAGPLAPLLADPSVTDVLVNGVRVWVDRGHGLHQVAVPLGTVADVRRLAQRLVAAAGRRLDDGSPYADARLPDGTRLHAVLPPVATDGPYLSLRTFRQRPFTLDELVRQGTVPRPVAPVLAAVVAARLAYLVTGGTGSGKTTLLNTLLGLVPGTERIVLVEDAAELRPVHPHVIGLQARTSNVEGVGSVGLSDLVRQALRMRPDRLVVGECRGAEVVDLLAALNTGHDGGAGTLHANTPADVPARLEALGLLGGLPRAALHAQVTAALQVLLQVRRSTEGRVLESISLLLPEGPDRLAGVVPAWVRGRGPWTAAEALGTLLRERGVTVPPLLRTTWPGSAGPA
- a CDS encoding TetR/AcrR family transcriptional regulator, producing the protein MSDTKQRLLDGAMTAIREHGIAGVSARTIAAAAGVNQALVFYHYGSVDDLLTAACRASTAERVAHWAARLSGVGSLRELLTVGRALHAQERELGNVSFLAQMLAGAQTEERLAAPTAAALQLWVDELEPVLRRLLAGSPFAEIADVPGLARAMSAAFIGFELYDGVDPAAADRALAALDQLAVLIEVVDDLGPLARRALQAKVNRAARRD
- a CDS encoding VHL beta domain-containing protein, giving the protein MTDSPHGTHGTDQHRTHGTDRLGAPGMVPRREGPHPALGSALARTRNEAWLGDLSPVTLASIAVSLIVVVVVGSMSLFSTPRRAEVPPYSAERVVTDSPAATTEPEPEPPPAVSYSPAPVFLSSRQAAPTRSHAPTRRATPSARPTGPKPSASPPPPAPRPGELVPLPASQEPSLRSAGGGPETFVDFVNARSEPVVVYWLDYGGQRQPYASLQPGQGYRQQTYVGHPWVVTDTRGMGLACFLPADQTLRAVIR
- a CDS encoding Fic family protein, with translation MTTDPLAPLLALADIAPAVDRARERVDQAHRHRALRRHGGPVAAEVSLRSAVASAALEGRPHDREEVRAGTVTDPLLQGALRVAGALPGLSELWPKAPRQVLARLHVLAARDVVDEAELGRPVTDPVVAARLDGLAGLVAGGTRVPPLVLAAVVHGELLNLRPFAGPSGVVARAAARLVLISTGFDPRGLVAVDVGHREREPEYVGAAGAFATGTPDGLRSWLRHYMSAVEVGADQIGLIGDEVLAAD